One genomic window of Monodelphis domestica isolate mMonDom1 chromosome 1, mMonDom1.pri, whole genome shotgun sequence includes the following:
- the STAMBP gene encoding STAM-binding protein isoform X1 has translation MLARALKRDRGPMPDHGDVSLPPEERVRALIQVGSAVEISEDVPPRRYFRSGLEIIRMAAIYSDEGNIEHAFILYNKYITLFLEKLPKHRDYKTAVIPEKKDTVKKLKEVAFPKAEELKKELLKRYTREYVDYTGRKKKETEEFARNLAIQQQLEEERQRVAQQKQQQAEQEQFHAFEEMIRRQELEKERLRIVQEFGRPEVDLTVPGGPLVPGVEKPPTDVLPSAPGFSSLGPAPAGPPVVDRSLKPGSLSSPEPTPPLNGLRHVVVPQTLCPQFLQLADGNTVRGVETCGILCGKLTKNEFTVTHVLVPKQSSGPDYCNTESEEELFHIQDQQGLITLGWIHTHPTQTAFLSSVDLHTHCSYQMMLPESIAIVCSPKFQETGFFRLTDHGLEEISSCRQKGFHPHCKDPPLFCTCSHVTVVDRAVAITDLR, from the exons AGATCGCGGCCCGATGCCTGACCACGGGGACGTGAGCCTCCCCCCCGAGGAGAGGGTGCGAGCCCTCATCCAGGTGGGCAGCGCCGTGGAGATCAGCGAGGACGTGCCCCCCCGGCGCTACTTCCGCTCGGGCCTGGAGATCATCCGCATGGCCGCCATCTACTCGGACGAGGGCAACATCGAGCACGCCTTCATCCTGTACAACAAGTACATCAC GCTCTTCCTCGAGAAGCTCCCCAAACACAGAGACTACAAGACGGCCGTCATCCCCGAGAAGAAGGACACCGTGAAG AAACTCAAGGAGGTGGCGTTCCCCAAAGCGGAGGAGCTGAAGAAGGAGCTGCTGAAGAGATACACCCGAGAGTACGTGGACTACACGGGCAGGAAG AAGAAGGAAACAGAGGAGTTTGCTCGGAACTTGGCCAtccagcagcagctggaggaGGAGCGCCAGAGGGTGGcccagcagaagcagcagcaggcAGAGCAGGAGCAATTTCACGCCTTTGAGGAGATGATCCGTCGgcaggagctggagaaggagcgGCTCCGCATCGTGCAGGAGTTTGGGAGGCCTGAAGTGGATCTCACCGTTCCAGGTGGCCCCCTGGTCCCCGGCGTGGAAAAGCCCCCGACCGACGTGCTTCCCTCGGCGCCTGGCTTCTCCAGCCTGGGACCCGCGCCGGCTGGGCCCCCGGTGGTGGACCGGTCCTTGAAGCCCGGCTCTCTGAGCAGCCCAGAACCGA CGCCCCCGCTCAACGGACTCCGCCACGTGGTGGTGCCCCAGACGCTCTGTCCGCAGTTTCTCCAGCTGGCCGACGGCAACACGGTCCGGGGCGTGGAGACGTGCGGGATCCTCTGCGGGAAGCTG ACGAAGAACGAGTTCACCGTCACCCACGTGCTGGTCCCCAAGCAGAGCTCCGGGCCCGACTACTGCAACACGGAGAGCGAGGAGGAGCTCTTCCACATCCAGGACCAGCAGGGCCTCATCACCCTGGGCTGGATCCAC acACATCCCACCCAGACGGCCTTCCTGTCCAGCGTGGACCTGCACACGCACTGCTCCTACCAGATGATGCTGCCCGAGTCCATCGCCATCGTCTGCTCCCCCAAGTTCCAGGA AACGGGGTTCTTTAGGCTGACAGACCACGGCCTGGAGGAGATTTCTTCTTGTCGCCAGAAAGGGTTTCATCCTCACTGCAAGGACCCCCCCCTGTTCTGT ACCTGCAGTCATGTGACCGTTGTGGACCGAGCCGTCGCCATCACTGACCTTCGATGA
- the STAMBP gene encoding STAM-binding protein isoform X2, translating to MPDHGDVSLPPEERVRALIQVGSAVEISEDVPPRRYFRSGLEIIRMAAIYSDEGNIEHAFILYNKYITLFLEKLPKHRDYKTAVIPEKKDTVKKLKEVAFPKAEELKKELLKRYTREYVDYTGRKKKETEEFARNLAIQQQLEEERQRVAQQKQQQAEQEQFHAFEEMIRRQELEKERLRIVQEFGRPEVDLTVPGGPLVPGVEKPPTDVLPSAPGFSSLGPAPAGPPVVDRSLKPGSLSSPEPTPPLNGLRHVVVPQTLCPQFLQLADGNTVRGVETCGILCGKLTKNEFTVTHVLVPKQSSGPDYCNTESEEELFHIQDQQGLITLGWIHTHPTQTAFLSSVDLHTHCSYQMMLPESIAIVCSPKFQETGFFRLTDHGLEEISSCRQKGFHPHCKDPPLFCTCSHVTVVDRAVAITDLR from the exons ATGCCTGACCACGGGGACGTGAGCCTCCCCCCCGAGGAGAGGGTGCGAGCCCTCATCCAGGTGGGCAGCGCCGTGGAGATCAGCGAGGACGTGCCCCCCCGGCGCTACTTCCGCTCGGGCCTGGAGATCATCCGCATGGCCGCCATCTACTCGGACGAGGGCAACATCGAGCACGCCTTCATCCTGTACAACAAGTACATCAC GCTCTTCCTCGAGAAGCTCCCCAAACACAGAGACTACAAGACGGCCGTCATCCCCGAGAAGAAGGACACCGTGAAG AAACTCAAGGAGGTGGCGTTCCCCAAAGCGGAGGAGCTGAAGAAGGAGCTGCTGAAGAGATACACCCGAGAGTACGTGGACTACACGGGCAGGAAG AAGAAGGAAACAGAGGAGTTTGCTCGGAACTTGGCCAtccagcagcagctggaggaGGAGCGCCAGAGGGTGGcccagcagaagcagcagcaggcAGAGCAGGAGCAATTTCACGCCTTTGAGGAGATGATCCGTCGgcaggagctggagaaggagcgGCTCCGCATCGTGCAGGAGTTTGGGAGGCCTGAAGTGGATCTCACCGTTCCAGGTGGCCCCCTGGTCCCCGGCGTGGAAAAGCCCCCGACCGACGTGCTTCCCTCGGCGCCTGGCTTCTCCAGCCTGGGACCCGCGCCGGCTGGGCCCCCGGTGGTGGACCGGTCCTTGAAGCCCGGCTCTCTGAGCAGCCCAGAACCGA CGCCCCCGCTCAACGGACTCCGCCACGTGGTGGTGCCCCAGACGCTCTGTCCGCAGTTTCTCCAGCTGGCCGACGGCAACACGGTCCGGGGCGTGGAGACGTGCGGGATCCTCTGCGGGAAGCTG ACGAAGAACGAGTTCACCGTCACCCACGTGCTGGTCCCCAAGCAGAGCTCCGGGCCCGACTACTGCAACACGGAGAGCGAGGAGGAGCTCTTCCACATCCAGGACCAGCAGGGCCTCATCACCCTGGGCTGGATCCAC acACATCCCACCCAGACGGCCTTCCTGTCCAGCGTGGACCTGCACACGCACTGCTCCTACCAGATGATGCTGCCCGAGTCCATCGCCATCGTCTGCTCCCCCAAGTTCCAGGA AACGGGGTTCTTTAGGCTGACAGACCACGGCCTGGAGGAGATTTCTTCTTGTCGCCAGAAAGGGTTTCATCCTCACTGCAAGGACCCCCCCCTGTTCTGT ACCTGCAGTCATGTGACCGTTGTGGACCGAGCCGTCGCCATCACTGACCTTCGATGA